The following are encoded together in the Bactrocera neohumeralis isolate Rockhampton chromosome 6, APGP_CSIRO_Bneo_wtdbg2-racon-allhic-juicebox.fasta_v2, whole genome shotgun sequence genome:
- the LOC126763198 gene encoding F-box only protein 32 encodes MPFYSRDWRSPGEAWVKTDEGWVCKKVLECGKRKRLSSNSDDSFDDDTDEVIVPPHCHITVRCTREIAGFNGLGEVVRRLDFRTSLRNHKRFHYICALLRLLVSHKGIVNLSGSAQRVLMQIVEDVATHVNDSQQHLNVLRGLVIQLQEIVFQESQKCWGKPLGSTNLWQEHIETIKRIQNVASQLEIKEPGPEIRPKLHDLPEECIREIILRIADHKDLEASANAWPTMATLVSEQRIWRELCRFHFKQPQINLILDLNNIKLMNEVKDWKKIYHQLRRTYGVNDDYQFAEVLKLCRICSCLFWPSEGHPCIADEMPDYKQRLEDAAGGGQLVVAQPVPPAQFLKYFSL; translated from the exons ACTGTCATCCAATTCGGACGATAGCTTTGACGATGATACGGATGAGGTTATCGTGCCGCCACACTGCCACATAACGGTACGTTGTACACGCGAAATCGCCGGCTTCAATGGACTTGGCGAAGTTGTGCGACGTCTAGACTTTCGCACTTCATTACGTAATCACAAACGCTTCCACTATATTTGTGCGCTGCTGCGATTGTTGGTCTCTCACAAGGGTATCGTCAACTTGTCGGGCAGCGCGCAGCGGGTGCTGATGCAAATTGTTGAAGATGTGGCCACACATG TCAATGACAGCCAACAGCATTTGAATGTGCTGCGTGGTTTGGTCATACAACTGCAAGAGATTGTGTTTCAGGAGAGCCAGAAGTGCTGGGGGAAACCGCTAGGCAGCACCAATCTGTGGCAGGAGCATATCGAGACTATAAAACGCATACAAAATGTCGCTAGTCAACTCGAAATCAAAGAG CCCGGTCCTGAAATACGTCCAAAGCTGCACGACCTACCTGAGGAGTGCATACGTGAGATTATCTTACGCATAGCTGATCACAAAGATCTCGAA GCCTCCGCCAATGCTTGGCCTACCATGGCCACATTGGTCTCGGAGCAACGCATATGGCGCGAACTCTGTCGCTTTCACTTCAAACAGCCACAAATCAATTTAATACTCGATCTTAATAACATAAAACTAATGAACGAGGTAAAGGACTGGAAAAAGATCTATCATCAGTTGCGACGCACTTACGGTGTCAATGATGACTATCAGTTTGCCGAAGTGTTGAAACTATGTCGTATATGTTCGTGTTTATTCTGGCCATCGGAGGGTCATCCGTGTATAGCCGATGAAATGCCTGACTATAAGCAACGCTTGGAGGATGCGGCGGGTGGCGGGCAATTGGTTGTGGCTCAGCCAGTGCCACCGGCacaatttctgaaatatttctcaTTGTAA